From a region of the Mycobacterium intracellulare ATCC 13950 genome:
- a CDS encoding CaiB/BaiF CoA transferase family protein: protein MTPSNTGPLAGIRILEVGTMLAGPYATMLLADLGAEVTKIEPAGGEISRSVGATYFASLNRNKSSICLDLNSDAGQQRLGDLVGESHALLVNLKPSAIRRLGLTYEQLRGHNERIVCVAITGFGLYGGDDPAFDYVVQAGVGTAALTGDPDGPPALPGYSSADNSTGMSAALGLLAKIISGTGGQVDVSLRDVMLSQLNYHASAYLNSGVEPQRRPHGAHSYYVPAQLFPTADGHLALFITHDGFWKSFAAEAGIGGFETMAERVARRDEVLAVVTAMLATDSAAGWERRLRPLGVPAAAVRTLPEALEATPEVIVTAGDFRLVGSPIHVSGYEPEYRPPPELPSVE from the coding sequence TTGACTCCCAGCAACACCGGGCCACTGGCGGGGATCCGCATCCTCGAGGTCGGCACCATGCTGGCCGGCCCGTATGCCACCATGCTGCTCGCCGACCTCGGCGCCGAGGTCACCAAGATCGAGCCCGCCGGCGGCGAGATCTCCCGCAGCGTCGGCGCCACGTACTTCGCCAGCCTCAATCGGAACAAGTCCAGCATCTGCCTGGATTTGAATTCGGATGCGGGACAACAGCGCCTGGGCGACCTGGTCGGCGAATCCCACGCGCTGCTGGTGAACTTGAAGCCGTCGGCCATCCGCCGGTTGGGGCTCACCTACGAGCAGCTGCGAGGGCACAACGAGCGGATCGTCTGCGTGGCGATCACCGGCTTCGGCCTGTACGGCGGCGACGACCCCGCGTTCGACTACGTGGTGCAGGCCGGCGTCGGCACCGCGGCGCTGACCGGTGACCCCGACGGTCCGCCGGCGCTGCCCGGCTACTCGTCGGCCGACAACTCCACCGGAATGTCGGCGGCGTTGGGGCTGTTGGCCAAGATCATCTCCGGCACCGGCGGGCAGGTGGACGTGTCGCTGCGCGACGTCATGCTGTCGCAGCTCAACTACCACGCCTCCGCCTACCTCAACAGTGGGGTGGAGCCGCAGCGGCGCCCCCACGGGGCGCACTCGTATTACGTTCCGGCTCAGCTGTTTCCGACCGCGGATGGCCATCTGGCGCTGTTCATCACCCATGACGGGTTCTGGAAGTCGTTCGCCGCGGAGGCAGGCATCGGTGGTTTCGAGACGATGGCCGAGCGGGTAGCCCGCCGCGACGAAGTGCTCGCCGTCGTCACGGCGATGCTGGCGACCGACAGCGCGGCCGGGTGGGAACGCCGGCTGCGCCCGCTCGGGGTTCCGGCCGCGGCCGTCAGGACCCTCCCCGAGGCCCTCGAGGCCACCCCGGAAGTGATTGTGACAGCGGGTGATTTCCGTCTGGTGGGCAGCCCGATTCACGTCTCCGGCTACGAACCCGAGTACCGTCCACCGCCGGAACTGCCGAGCGTCGAGTAG
- a CDS encoding nuclear transport factor 2 family protein, which produces MDLQRVADELEITALLNRYARAVDAKDWQLYRSVFTDDAHIDYSSAGAAAGPRDEVAAWLEQGFGAIPMSMHYITNVEILALHGDSATVRAMFYNPMQLPGMAELSYCGGYYHHELTRTDDGWRSRSLREENVWFVNPPTG; this is translated from the coding sequence ATGGATCTGCAGCGGGTCGCCGACGAACTCGAAATCACCGCGCTACTCAACAGATACGCCCGGGCCGTTGATGCCAAGGATTGGCAGCTGTACCGCTCGGTCTTCACCGACGACGCGCATATCGACTACTCGTCGGCGGGCGCGGCGGCGGGCCCTCGCGACGAGGTGGCCGCATGGCTGGAGCAGGGCTTCGGCGCGATCCCGATGTCGATGCACTACATCACCAACGTGGAAATCCTGGCGCTGCACGGCGATTCCGCGACGGTGCGCGCCATGTTCTACAACCCCATGCAGTTGCCGGGCATGGCGGAGTTGAGTTACTGCGGCGGCTACTACCACCACGAGCTGACGCGCACCGACGACGGTTGGCGCAGCCGCAGCCTGCGCGAGGAGAACGTGTGGTTCGTCAACCCGCCAACGGGCTGA
- a CDS encoding amidohydrolase family protein — protein MKADDLILVSIDDHVVEPPDMFLRHVPAKYRDEAPIVVTDDKGVDQWMYQGRPQGVSGLNAVVSWPAEEWGRDPAGFAEMRPGVYDVHERVRDMNRNGILASMCFPTFTGFSARHLNMTREDVTLVMVSAYNDWHIDEWAGSYPDRFIPIAILPTWTPEGMCAEIRRVAAKGCRAVTMPELPHLEGLPSYHDEDYWGPVFRTLSEENVVMCLHIGTGFGAISMAPDAPIDNMIILATQVSAMCAQDLLWGPAMRNYPDLKFAFSEGGIGWIPFYLDRSDRHYTNQKWLRRDFGDKLPSDVFREHSLACYVTDKTSLKLRHEIGIDIIAWECDYPHSDCFWPDAPEQVLAELNAAGADDSDINKITWANACRFFGWDPFARTPREQATVKALRAKATDVDVSIRSRAEWARRYQEKQLATS, from the coding sequence ATGAAGGCCGATGACCTGATCCTGGTGAGCATTGACGACCACGTGGTCGAACCGCCGGACATGTTCCTGCGCCACGTGCCCGCCAAGTACCGGGACGAGGCACCGATCGTCGTGACCGATGACAAGGGCGTCGACCAGTGGATGTACCAGGGCCGGCCACAGGGCGTGAGCGGACTCAACGCCGTGGTGTCGTGGCCTGCCGAGGAGTGGGGCCGCGACCCCGCCGGCTTCGCCGAGATGCGTCCGGGCGTCTACGACGTCCACGAGCGCGTCCGTGACATGAACCGCAACGGCATCCTCGCGTCGATGTGCTTCCCGACGTTCACCGGCTTTTCGGCCCGGCACCTCAACATGACGCGCGAGGACGTCACCTTAGTGATGGTGTCGGCCTACAACGACTGGCACATCGACGAATGGGCCGGCTCCTACCCGGACCGGTTCATCCCCATCGCGATCCTGCCGACCTGGACTCCGGAGGGCATGTGCGCCGAGATCCGTAGGGTCGCCGCGAAGGGATGCCGGGCGGTCACCATGCCGGAATTGCCGCATCTGGAAGGACTTCCGAGCTACCACGACGAGGACTACTGGGGGCCGGTGTTTCGCACGTTGTCCGAGGAGAACGTGGTGATGTGTCTGCACATCGGCACCGGCTTCGGGGCGATCAGCATGGCGCCCGACGCCCCGATCGACAACATGATCATTCTGGCCACCCAGGTCTCGGCGATGTGCGCCCAGGACCTGCTGTGGGGCCCGGCGATGCGCAACTACCCCGACCTGAAATTCGCCTTCTCCGAAGGCGGTATCGGCTGGATCCCCTTCTACCTCGACCGCAGCGACCGCCACTACACCAACCAGAAGTGGCTACGCCGCGACTTCGGCGACAAGCTGCCCAGCGACGTCTTCCGCGAGCATTCGCTGGCCTGCTATGTCACCGACAAGACGTCGCTGAAGCTGCGCCACGAAATCGGCATCGACATCATCGCCTGGGAGTGCGACTACCCGCACTCGGACTGCTTCTGGCCCGACGCGCCCGAACAGGTGCTGGCCGAACTGAACGCCGCCGGCGCCGACGACTCCGACATCAACAAGATCACCTGGGCCAACGCCTGCCGGTTCTTCGGCTGGGACCCGTTCGCCCGCACGCCCCGCGAGCAGGCGACCGTCAAGGCCCTGCGCGCCAAGGCAACCGACGTGGATGTGTCGATCCGGTCGCGCGCCGAATGGGCGCGGCGCTATCAGGAAAAGCAGCTGGCCACGTCCTGA
- a CDS encoding DUF4286 family protein, with protein MAKGIILVESRPSSPEREDEYNTWYDEVHLGELVALDGFVSARRLRPVDGDGPYMAIYEIEGDDLQAILDNMIANGPQLHMSDALQLDPPPIPRLLETTTECSG; from the coding sequence ATGGCCAAGGGCATCATCCTCGTGGAAAGTCGGCCCAGCTCGCCCGAACGGGAAGACGAGTACAACACCTGGTACGACGAAGTGCACCTGGGTGAGCTGGTGGCGCTGGACGGATTCGTCTCGGCACGTCGACTGCGACCCGTCGACGGCGACGGCCCCTACATGGCCATCTACGAGATCGAAGGCGACGATCTGCAGGCAATCCTGGACAACATGATCGCCAACGGGCCGCAGCTGCACATGTCCGACGCCCTGCAGCTGGACCCGCCGCCGATTCCACGACTGCTCGAAACCACCACCGAGTGCAGCGGCTGA
- a CDS encoding 2Fe-2S iron-sulfur cluster-binding protein has translation MTVTRIIEETPRVTDPATNGSGAGTVTIHLDRKKVSVPRVPGETLLETARRAGLEPPFSCEAGNCGTCMAKLEEGHATMRVNDALEPDEVEEGYILTCQGVPDTDSITVRYE, from the coding sequence GTGACGGTCACCCGGATCATCGAGGAGACCCCACGGGTGACAGATCCGGCCACAAACGGCTCCGGCGCCGGAACCGTGACGATTCATCTCGACCGCAAAAAGGTCTCGGTGCCCAGGGTGCCGGGCGAGACGCTCCTGGAGACCGCGCGGCGCGCCGGGCTGGAGCCGCCGTTCAGTTGCGAGGCCGGCAACTGTGGGACGTGCATGGCCAAGCTCGAAGAGGGGCACGCCACCATGCGGGTCAACGACGCTCTCGAACCCGACGAGGTCGAAGAGGGCTACATTCTGACGTGCCAGGGCGTTCCGGATACGGACTCGATCACGGTGCGCTACGAGTAG